The DNA sequence GCTCGATAATCGCCTTGCCGAAGCTTTCCCGCTCGCGGGCGTAGTCACGTGCTACTTCGAACGCGGCGCGGGCCATGCCCACCGACTGGGCGGCGATGCCGATGCGCCCGCCCTCCAGGTTGGCCAGGGCGATCTTGTAGCCTTCACCCTCCTCGCCCAGTCGATTGGCCACGGGCAGGCGCAGGTCTTCGAACAGGATCTGGCAGGTATCGCTGGCATGCTGGCCGAGTTTGTCTTCGACCCGAGCGACCCGGTAGCCGGGCGAATCGGTGGGCACGATGAAGGCGCTGATGCCGCGCTTGCCCGCTGCCGGGTCGGTGACCGCGAACACGATCACCACCCCGGCGTTCTGCCCCGAGGTGATGAACTGTTTGCAACCATTGAGGATGTAATGGTCACCGTCGCGGCGGGCGCGGGTTTTCAAGCTGCTGGCATCGGACCCGGCCTGGGGCTCGGTCAGGGCGAAGGCACCGAGCATGCTGCCACTGGCCAACGGCTGCAGGAATTGCTCCTTCTGCTGGTCGTTGCCGAATTTCAGGATCGGCACGCAACCGACCGAGTTGTGTACGCTCATGATGGTCGAGCAGGCACCATCGCCGGCAGCGATTTCTTCCAGGGCCATGGCGTAGGCCTGGTAACCTGTGTCGCAACCGCCCCACTGCTCCGGCACCAGCATGCCGAAGAAGCCCAGGTCGGCCATTTCGGCGATCGCTTCACGCGGGAACAGGTGCTCGCGGTCCCATTTCTCGGCGAAGGGGCGCAGACGCTCCTGGGCGAACTGGCGGGCCGCTTCGCTGATTTGCAGTTGTTCGTCATTGGCTAGCATGGGACACCTCAGTACAGGCACTCGACGGCCATGGCGGTGGCTTCACCGCCACCGATACAAATGGCCGCCACGCCACGCTTCAAGCCTTTCTGGCGCAGGGCCGAGAGCAGCGTCACCAGAATCCGCGCACCCGAGGCGCCAATCGGATGGCCCAGGGCGCAGGCACCGCCGTGGATGTTGACCTTTTCAAAGGGCAGTTCCAGCTTGCTCATGGTCACCAGACTGACCACGGCGAAGGCTTCATTGATCTCGAACAGGTCAACCTCGTCCAGGTGCCAGCCGGTGCGCTTGATCAATTTCTCGATGGCGCCGACCGGTGCCACCGGAAACAGCCCGGGGGTATCGGCGAAGGCCGCGTGACCATGAATGACGGCCAATGGCTTGAGGCCGCGCTTCTTGGCCTCGGAACGGCGCATCAGCACCAGCGCGGCAGCACCGTCGGAGATGGAGCTGGAATTGGCCGCCGTCACCGTCCCGCCTTCACGAAACGCTGGTTTGAGCTTGGCGATCTTGTCCAGGCTGGCCTTGGGCGGCTGCTCGTCGTCGCTGATGAGGTGCGTTTCCTTGCCGACTGTGACTTGCACCGGGACGATCTCGGCGGCGAAGCTGCCGTCCTTGATCGCGTGCTGGGCGCGGGTCAGCGAGGCAATCGCAAAGTCGTCCTGAACCTGGCGGGTAAAGCCGTTGGCCTGGGCGCAATCTTCGGCGAAGGTACCCATCAGGCGGCCCTTGTCGTAGGCATCCTCCAGGCCGTCGAGGAACATGTGGTCGATCACCTTGCCGTGGCCCATGCGGTAGCCACTGCGGGCGCGGTCGAGCAGGTACGGCGCGTTGGACATGCTCTCCATGCCGCCGGCCACAACTACATCGGCGCTGCCGGCCAGCAGCAAGTCGTGGGCCATGATCGTTGCTTGCATGCCCGAGCCGCACATCTTGTTCAGGGTGGTGCAGGTAGTGGACTTGTTCAAACCGGCGCCGAGCGCGGCCTGGCGCGCGGGGGCCTGGCCGAGCCCGGCCGGCAACACGCAACCGAACAGCACTTGCTCGACGCTGCCGGCGTCGACACTGGCGCGTTCAACCGCCGCACGGATGGCCGCGGCGCCCAGTTGCGGTGCAGTGAGGCTTTTGAGGGCGCCCTGGAAGCCGCCCATAGGGGTACGCACGGCGCTGACGATGACAACTGGATCGTTGATGAGAGTCATGACGAATTCTCCTGTCGATTACTTGGCGGCCATGCGCAAGGCGCCGTCGAGACGGATCACCTCACCGTTGAGCATGCTGTTTTCGATGATATGCCGGGCCAGCGCGGCGTACTCCTGTGGCTTGCCCAGCCGCGGCGGGAACGGCACGCCGGCGGCCAGGGAATTGCGGACCTCATCGGTCATGCCGGCCATCATCGGTGTTTCAAAAATGCCCGGGGCAATGGTCATCACGCGGATGCCGTAGCGGGCCAGTTCACGGGCAGCCGGCAGGGTCAGGCTGGCGATGGCACCCTTGGAGGCGGCGTAGGCGGCCTGGCCGATCTGCCCATCGTAGGCGGCGATCGACGCTGTATTAATAATAACCCCGCGCTCGCCCTCAGTGCTGGCTTGGCCCTCGGCAATCGCGGCGGCGGCCAGGCGCAACAGGTTGAAGCTGCCAATCAGGTTGACGTTGATCACCCGGCTGAAGCTGTCCAGGCCGTGGGGGCCGTTTTTGCCCAGGATCTTCTCGGCGCCGACGATACCGGCGCAGTTGACCAGCCCGTTAAGCCCGCCAAAGGCGTTGACCGTCGCCTCGACAGCCGCCTGGGCCGCCGCTTCCTGGCTGATATCGGCGACCACATGGCGCGCGTTGGGCCCAAGCTCGGCCGCTTTGGCCTCCACCGCCGGGCCATTGAGGTCGACCAGCATCACCCGGGCACCGGCTTCGATCAGCATCTGCCCGGTCGCGGCGCCAAGGCCGGAAGCACCGCCGCTGACGAGGAAAATCTTGTTGGCTATTTGCATGATGGTTTCCTTGAATCAGTTGCTGGCCGCCTGGGCGGCGGCAGCTTGTTGTTTGGCGATTTCCTGGTTGCGCAAGATGAATCGTTGCAACTTGCCGCTCGGCGTCTTGGGCAATTCAGTGACGAATTCGATTTCACGCGGGTACGAGTGCGCGGCCAGCCGCTGGCGCACGTGCAGGCGCAGGGTTTCGGCCAGTTCCGGGCTGGCGCTGTAGAGCGGGTTGAGCACCACGAAGGCCTTGATCAGTTCGGTACGCTCGGGGTCGGGCTTGCCGATCACCGCCGCCTCAACCACCGCCGGATGTTCGATCAGCGCGCTTTCCACATCGAACGGGCCGACCCGGTAACCGGAGGTCGTGATCACATCATCGTTGCGGCCGACGAAACTGATGCTGCCATCGGCGTTCAGTTCTGCCGTGTCGCCGCTCAGGTAGTACTTGCCGACAAATCCCTTGGTGGTACCGCCCAGGTAGCCACCGAACCAGCACAGCGGCGACTGCTCGCGATCCACCGCGAGGTTGCCCGGCTGGCCGGCCGGCAGCTCCTGATGGTTCTCGTCGAGCACCACGATGCGATGCCCCGGCACGGCAAAGCCGGCCGAGCCCATGTGGACCGGGTGCTGCAGGCCATGGTGGTTGCATAGCACCATACCCAGTTCGGTTTGCCCATAGTGATCGTGGATGGTCACCCCCAGGTTGTCCGAGAACCAGCGAATCACCTGCGGGTTGAGTGGCTCACCGGCGCTGCTGACCACCCGCAGGTAGCCCTTGATCCCTTCGGCGAAGGTGTCCCCGGCAGCTATCAGCAAACGGTAGGCGGTGGGTGAACCGGCGAGGTTGGTAATGGCGTACTTTTGAATGATCCGGCAGGTGCTTTCCACGGTGAATGGGCCATCGTAGAAGGTCGTGGCATGGCCCAGCGCCAAGGGGCCGGTGACCGCGTAATAAAGCCCGTAGGCCCAGCCCGGATCGGCAAGGTTCCAGAACGCATCTTCAGGTCGCAGGTCGATGGCATCGCGCATGTAACCCTGGAAGGCAACGATGGCGCGCAGCGGCACCTCCAGGGCTTTGGCAAGTCCCGTGGTGCCTGAAGTGAACATCAGCAGAAACGGCGCATCGGCACCCAGCATGACCGGCTCGCAGTCAGTCGAGTGTTGCTCGAGTTGGCTGTGGAAATTGAAATCGCCGGGGCGACGCTCGGCTTCCTCACAGACCGTCATGATGCTCGGGCAGCCGCTGACGTCGTCGAGCTTGCTGCGGTTGAGGCTGTCGGTCACGACCAGTTTGGCCCCGGAGCCCAACCGGTGCTCGATGGCCTTGGGCCCGAACGCGGTAAACAGCGGCTGATAGACCGCGCCCACGCGCCAGGTGCCAAGGATGGCAATCAGTAATTCGGCGGTGCGTGGCAACAGGCCTGCCACCTTGTCGCCCGGGCCAATGCCCTGGGCCTTGAGGAAGTTGCCGAAGCGGGCCGCCTGCTGCTGCAACTCGCTGAAACTGTAACGGGCACTGCTGCCGTCGCGGCCTTCCCAGTACAGCGCGGTGCGCCCGGAGGCGACATGCCGGTCGCAACATTCGACGCAGGCATTGAGGGCCGACAGGTCGCCTTCGAGTGCCGCGGCAGCCGTTTGCAGGTAGTCGAACTGTGCTGCAGCAGTGGTGTAATCGCGCATCGCCAGAATCCTCGTTTATTATTTTTATCAAACAACGAAAAGTTCTGTAGATAGTCGCGCCAGAGCCCTCCCCGGACAATGGTCAAAGCTGTCAATCTGGATGACTGGTTTGGCCAGTGCTGTTGAGGATCAGGCTGCGGTAATGCCCGGGATTGGATCCGGACCACTTGCGAAAGGCCTTGTAGAAGGAACTGGTGTCGGCAAACCCCAGGCGCGCGGCGATTTCGGCATAGCTGATTTCCGGCTCTGCCAGCCAGGTAACCGCCAACTCCTTGCGCACACTGTCCTTGAGCGCCTGGTAGGTCTGGCCTTCCTCGGCCAGGCGCCGGCGCAGGGTCGAGGCCGATATGCACAATCGTTGCGCCAGGGCTTCGGTTTCCGGCCAATGCTCGGCAGGAAGCTGTCGCAGGTCGTTCTTGATACGCCGGGCCAGGCTGTCGGGGTCGCGGTACTTGACCAGGATATTGGCCGGAGCCCGGGCCAGGAACCGTTGCAGTTCCTGTGCGCTGCGACGAATCGGCAGGTCCAGGCAATCGGCGGAGATGATCATCCGCGTGCGCGGCCGGGCAAAGCGCAGGTTCTCGGAGAACATCACCCGGTAGTCGTCGCAGAAGTCCGGCTGGTCGCAACGCAGCTCGATGGCCAGGATGGGAATGCGCCGTCCGGCCAGCCAGCAGGCGACGCCGTGCACGATCATCCAGTAGGTGAAATACGTGAATGGCCGGCGCACCTGCTGGTCGCGCTCCAACAAGACGATTTCAGCCAGGCTCTGTTGCTGGACCAGCTCGGCGGGCAAGTGTTCGAACATCAGCGACAGGAACTGCAGTACCACCTCAAGGCCCTTGGCCAGGGTCGGCTGGGCCATTGCCGCACGGCACATGAACGCCAGGCTGCCGGACTTCAACCGGCGCGGGTCCATGCCGAAGAATTCATCGTCCAGGCGCCGGGCGAGCAACCGCCACAAACGCGCATAGGCGGTGGCCGGAACGCGTGCCTGGGGCTGTTCGAGCAACAGGGGGTCGATCCCGGCCTTGCCCAGGACTTCATCCATGGCCGCTCCCGGCACACAACTTTGTAACAAAGCTTCTCGCACCAATTGCATGGAGATCGTGTCTTTTTCAGACATGGGGTGGGTAGCGCTCTTTCGTTGTTTGGCGGTCATCTTAGGGGGATGTGGGAGTTAAACCAAGCGACCGCTGCGCGGCCGAGCGCAGCCTTCGGCAGCGGCTACAAGAGTCCGGCGCAACACGCTCTGTGCAGCCGCTGCCGAAGGCTGCGGCCGAGCGCAAAGCGGTCGCCGGATTTCGGATTGAACGAAGGTCCTGCGAACCTTGCCGCAACCCGCTGCAGCGGGCACAAACACCCCAATCACATGGACGTCCGTACCAAGTAGCAGAGCCTCCAAACACCGTCAGTCGCTCAAAAAAATTAATGTATTTCCCCCTGGCCACGATCTCTCCTACACTCAGAAATCAGCCCAAATACCGCTCGGAAAAATCGCCTTGGAAAAGTCGAAACTTCTGAAAAGTCGGTAGGTCAGGTTAAAGGAAGGCCATCGCTTCTTGGAGTACCCAGGCGCAGCCGACCCACCCCAACCCGTCGAATCGCACTAGGCATTTTTCCGCCGAGTTGCGTAGCGCTTGTGCGCTTGGCGTTGGGGGCACGGACAATAATTCAGGTGCTTTGCCACACGTATTAATGCACGGGAGATAACAATGATCAGTGCCGCTGTCGAAACTCACGGAGAGAATTTCAGTAAGCAGGTTAGCGAGACGGCAATGCCGGACCTCGCTTCGACGGGCAAGGCACTTCAAGGGCAGCAACGAGAAAATCCCAACAAACAGAAAGTTCTATTCGTAACCTCCGAGTTTGCCGACCTGGTCAAGACCGGTGGCCTTGGCGATGTATCCGCAGCCCTGCCACGGGCCCTGCGTCACCTGCATGATGTGCGCGTCCTGATCCCTGGCTACCCGCAGGTATTGGGCAGCGACAATCCCATCCACATCGTCGGCGAACTGGGCGGCCATGCCGCACTGCCACCCTGCAAGATCGGGCGCATGGACCTTCCCGACGGCCTGGTCATCTATGTCCTGATCTGCCCTGAGCTGTTCCAACGCGAAGGCACGCCTTATGGCGCCAACAATGGGCGCGACTGGCCGGACAACCATATTCGTTTCGCCCGCCTGGGCCTGGCCGCGGCCGATATCGCCGCAGGCGAAGGCATGGTCCACTGGAAGCCGGACCTGGTTCATGCCCATGACTGGCCCGCCGGCCTGGCACCGGCCTACATGCACTGGCGCGGGCTCAAGACCCCCACCCTGTTCACCATTCACAACCTCGCTTACCAGGGTGTGGTCAGCCGCGCCTGCTGCCCTGAGCTGGCCATCCCCGAGCATGCCCTGCAACAGGAAGGCATGGAGTTCTACGGCAAGTTGTCGTTCCTCAAGGCCGGAATGGCCTACTCCAGCCATATCACCACGGTCAGCGCTACCTATGCCCAGGAAATCACCACCCCGGCCTTCGGCTGCGGGCTCGATGGTTTCCTCAGCAGCAAGGCTCAGTACGGCCTGCTCAGCGGCATTCCCAATGGCATCGACGAAAGCTGGGACTCGGCCACCGACACGCACCTGATCTGCCCGTTCAACCTCAATGACTGGGAAGGCAAGGCAGTCAATGCCGAACACGTGCGCCAGCTGTTCGAGCTGGAACCGTCCGATGGCCCCCTGTTCGCGGTGGTCTCGCGCCTGGTCTACCAGAAGGGCCTGGACCTGACCGAGGCCGTGGCTGAATTCATCGTCGCCAACGGTGGCCAGATCGCAATCATTGGCCGTGGCGAGCCGGAGGAAGAACAGGCCATGTGCGAGCTGGCCCGACGTTTCCCCGGCCAGGCCAGCGTGCGTATCGGCTTCAACGAAACCGATGCCCGGCGCATGTTTGCCGGCAGCGATTTCCTGCTGATGCCTTCGCGCTACGAACCCTGCGGCTTGAGCCAGATGTATGCACAGCGTTTCGGCTCCCTGCCCGTGGCCCGCAATACCGGTGGGCTGGCCGATACCATCGAGGACGGCGTCACCGGGTTCCTGTTTGACGAGTCCACCGTGCAGAGCTACGAAGAGGCGCTCAGCCGGGCCTTCTATGTCTTCAGCAAACCGGACCTGCTCAGCGCCATGCGCTGCCGGGCAATGACGCAACCCTTCAACTGGTGCCAGGCGGTCGAACCCTACGCCAAGCTGTACGAAGAGCTGGTGCAACGTGCGGTAGGTGTCACCACCCGGTATTGAGAGGTTGGATGGGATGCCCTTTCGGTCAATGGAAACCTGGCCCCACGGGGCGATCATGCTGGATCAGGAACACACCCGTTTCGCCCTCTGGGCGCCTGACGCGTATTACGTCAGCGTAGAGCTGGAGAGCGGGCAGTCACTGCCGATGATGCCTCAGGCCGATGGCTGGTTCGTGATCCAGGCGCGGTGTTTGCCCAGTACCCGCTATCGCTTCAATATCGACGGTGAACTGGAGGTTCCCGACCCTGCGTCACGGTCCCAGGCCAGTGACGTGCATTCGCCAAGCGTGGTGGTCGACCCTCAGGCTTACGCCTGGCGCAACAGCCACTGGCAGGGTCGGCCCTGGCATGAAGCCGTTATTTACGAGCTGCATGTCGGGGCCATGGGTGGTTTTGCCGGAGTCGAAAAGCAACTGGCGCGCCTGGCCGACCTGGGTGTTACCGCCATCGAGCTGATGCCGGTGGCGCAATTCCCTGGCGATCGCAACTGGGGCTATGACGGCGTGCTGCCCTATGCGCCCGAGTCGTCCTACGGTACGCCCGAACAACTGAAAAGCCTGATCGACTGCGCCCACGGGTACGGCCTGATGGTGCTGCTGGATGTGGTCTACAACCACTTCGGCCCGGACGGCAATTACCTGGGGCATTACGCCAAGGGCTTTTTCAACGAAGACAAACACACGCCCTGGGGCGCAGCCATCGATTTTTCCAGGCCCCAGGTGCGCGACTTCTTCATCGACAATGCCCTGATGTGGTTGCTGGAATACCGCTTCGACGGCCTGCGCCTTGATGCGGTGCATGCGATCGAAGACCCGACCTTTTGCCGCGACCTCGCCCGCCGGGTGCGCGAGCAGATCGATGGGGGGCGGCATGTCTGGCTGACCCTGGAGAACGAACATAACCAGGCCTGCCTGCTCGAACAGGGCTTCGACGGGCAGTGGAATGACGACGGGCACAATGTGCTTCACGTGCTGCTGACCGGCGAGAGCGAAACCTACTACGCCGACTTCCAGGATCGCCCGATCGAAAAACTGGCGCGCTGCCTGAGCCAGGGTTTTATCTATCAGGGCCAGACGGGCGGCAAGGGCCTGCCACGCGGGGAACCCAGCGCCCATCTGCCACCCAGCGCCTTCGTGCTGTTTTTGCAGAACCACGACCAGATCGGCAATCGTGCCTTCGGCGAGCGCCTGAGCCAACTGTGCCCGCCGCAGGCCCTGCGTGCAGCGACCACCTTGTTATTGCTTTGCCCCATGATCCCGCTGTTTTTCATGGGCGATGAATGGGCCGCCAGCGAGCCGTTCCTGTATTTCACCAGCCACCACGGCGACTTGGCGCAGGCGGTACGCGCGGGGCGACGACAAGAGTTCGCCGGCCTCAAGGCCTTTGCCGACAAGCAACAACGCGCGCGAATTCCCGACCCCAACGCGATGCAAACCTTCCAGGCTTCGCGTCCACGCCTGGAGCAGGTCGAGGACGACAACGCCTGGCTGCTGCTGTACCGTGAACTACTGACCCTGCGCCGAACCCACCTCTTCGCGCGGCTGCCGGGAAGCCGTTCTCTGGGGACCCAGGTGCTTGCCGAAAAAGCGCTGACCGCCCGCTGGCAATTGGGCGATGGCAGCGAACTGCGCATCGACCTGAACCTTGGCGAACACGCCGTGTCGACCGCATTGCCAGCACCGCAGCATCGACTGTTTTGCGCCACGCCCGACTCGCTGTGCGCAACTCAACTATTGCCCTACACCACCCTGGTCAGCCTGACCCCACCCGATGCACTGGAGCCGACCCATGAGTGACGAGCGACTGCAATTACTGGCGCAACAGGCAGGCCTTGCGGTGGACTGGATCGACGCCAACGGACGCCCGCAACGCGTACGGCCCGAAGTGCTGCGCCAGGTCCTGGCCGGGCTCGGGCATCCGGCAGCCGACCACGCTGAAGTGGAAGCCAGCCTGCAGGAACTGTTCGAAGCCGGCCAGAGCCACACGCTGCCGCCCTTGCTGACGGTCGAAGCCGGCCAGGCCTTGAACCTTCATGCGTTTTTCAGCCCGCACACGCCCTGCCAGGTGACGCTCGAAGATGGCACGACCCTCGACCTGCAACTGGACGATCAGGGTGTTCTCCCCGGCGAGCTGCCGGTTGGCTACCAACGGGTCAGCGTGGCCGAGCAGCACTTTACCCTGGCCGTCGCACCCGCACGCTGCTGGAGCGTTGCCGATGCCGCCGGCGAACCGACACCGCGCCTCTGGGGGCTCAGTGCCCAGCTGTATTCGCTTCGTCGCCTCGGCGACGGTGGCTTCGGCGATACCCTGGCCCTGGAAATGCTTGCCCGCAGCGCAGCCGAACGTGGCGCCGACGCCCTGGCGATCAGCCCCATGCATGCGATGTTCAGCAACGACCCGCACTGCTACAGCCCCTATTCGCCTTCCAGCCGGTTGTTCCTCAACAGTCTGTATGCCGCACCCGGCGCGATCCTCGGCGAGCGCGCGGTACGCATTGCCATCGAAGACACCGAGCTTGGCAAAGAACTGCAGCGCCTGGAGCATCTGCCCTTGATCGACTGGCCAGGCGCTGCCCAGGCCAAACAGTTGTTGCTGCGTACGCTCTACGATGGTTTCTGCGCCGGTGATCATCCTCTGCATCCGGACTTCGCCAGCTTTCGCCAGGCCGGCGGCCAGGCCCTGGAAAACCATTGCCGGTTCGAAGCCATGCAGGCGCATTGCGCAGCCGAGGGCAAAAGCCAGGACTGGCGCCAATGGCCCAGCGACTGGCACGACCCGCACAGCCCCGAAGTCGCGCGCTTTGCCTTCAAGCACAGCGACGAGGTCGGTTTCTATGCCTTCAGCCAATGGCTGGTGGCCCGCAGCCTGGAGCGTGCACAAGACGCGGCACGCGCCAACGGCATGCGCATCGGCCTGATCGCCGACCTGGCCGTCGGCGCCGACGGTGCCGGCAGCCAGGCCTGGAGCCGTCAGGATGAACTGCTCTCGGAGCTGACCGTCGGGGCCCCTCCGGACATTCTCAACCGCAGCGGGCAGAGCTGGGGTATTTCCGCATTCTCGCCCGAAGGCCTGCAGCGTAACGGCTTTCGCGCCTTCATCGAGATGTTGCGGGCCAATTTTGCCCATGCCGGTGGCCTGCGCATCGACCATGTCATGGGCCTGCAGCGACTCTGGGTCATCCCCGCAGGCGCGCCGCCCAGCGAAGGTGCCTATTTGCACTACCCGGTCGATGACCTGCTGCGCCTGCTGGCACTGGAGTCTTCACGTCACCGGGCCATTGTCCTGGGTGAGGACCTTGGCACTGTTCCCGACGGTTTGCGCGAGAAGCTCGCGGCCCGGGCCATTCTCGGCATGCGCGTGCTGCTGTTCGAGCAATACCACACCGGCCAGTTCAAGCCGATTCTGGAGTGGCCGGACAATGCCCTGGCCACGACCAGCACCCATGACCTGCCCACGCTCGATGGCTGGTGGCGCTCGCGTGACATCGACTGGAGCCACAAGCTCAAGCTGATCGATGCCGACACCGAACACCATTGGCGCCAGACCCGACATCACGAGCGGCAGGGCCTGCGCCACGTCCTGGCCCAGGATCACCAGAATTTCCATGGCCACGGCGAAGAAGCCGACCAGGTCATCGACGCCAGTGTTCGCTTTCTCGGGCATACCCGCGCGCCGCTGGTACTGCTGCCACTGGAAGATGCCCTGGGCATCGAAGAGCAGCCGAACCTGCCCGGCACCCTCGACACGCACCCCAACTGGCGCCGACGCTTCAGCGCCGACAGCCAGAGCCTGCTCGACGACGAAGACGCTGCCCGTCGTCTGGAGCTGCTGGCCCAGGCGCGTGAACAAGCGTTCGAGCGCGACCGATGAAACCCCTGAGCGCGAGCGTACGCCTGCAGTTTCACCAGCACTTCACGCTCGATGATGCGGTGCCGCTGGTGCCCTACTTCGCCGCGCTGGGCATCAGCCATGTCTATGCCTCGCCCCTGCTGCGGGCGCGGCCAGGTTCGATGCATGGCTACGACGTGGTCGATCCGACCTGCATCAACCCGGAGCTGGGCGGCGAAGCCGCGCTCGAACGCCTGGTCGCGGCCCTGCGCCAGCACGGCATGGGCCTGATCCTCGACATCGTCTCCAATCACATGGCCGTGGGCGGTGCGCATAATCGCTGGTGGCTGGACCTGCTTGAATGGGGACGACGCAGCCCCTACGCGGAGTTCTTCGACATCCAGTGGCACTCACCGGACCCATTGCTCGAAGGCCAACTGCTGCTGCCGTATCTCTCCAGCGACTACGGCGCCGTGCTCCAGGCCGGGGAAATCCCGCTGCGGTGCGACGTCGTGCATGGCGCCTTTTTCATCGAACACTACGAACACCACTTCCCGATCTGCCCGGTAGACTATGCGCGCATCCTCTGCGCCAGTGGCGACCCGCGCCTGAGTGAACTGGGGGCACGCTTCGCCGCCCTGCAGGACCTGCGCCATGCCCACGCCAGGGCTCCAGCCCTGCAACAAGAGCTGGCCGACATGGCGCGTACGCCCGAGCTGGCCAAGGCACTCAAGGGAATCC is a window from the Pseudomonas sp. LS1212 genome containing:
- the malQ gene encoding 4-alpha-glucanotransferase: MSDERLQLLAQQAGLAVDWIDANGRPQRVRPEVLRQVLAGLGHPAADHAEVEASLQELFEAGQSHTLPPLLTVEAGQALNLHAFFSPHTPCQVTLEDGTTLDLQLDDQGVLPGELPVGYQRVSVAEQHFTLAVAPARCWSVADAAGEPTPRLWGLSAQLYSLRRLGDGGFGDTLALEMLARSAAERGADALAISPMHAMFSNDPHCYSPYSPSSRLFLNSLYAAPGAILGERAVRIAIEDTELGKELQRLEHLPLIDWPGAAQAKQLLLRTLYDGFCAGDHPLHPDFASFRQAGGQALENHCRFEAMQAHCAAEGKSQDWRQWPSDWHDPHSPEVARFAFKHSDEVGFYAFSQWLVARSLERAQDAARANGMRIGLIADLAVGADGAGSQAWSRQDELLSELTVGAPPDILNRSGQSWGISAFSPEGLQRNGFRAFIEMLRANFAHAGGLRIDHVMGLQRLWVIPAGAPPSEGAYLHYPVDDLLRLLALESSRHRAIVLGEDLGTVPDGLREKLAARAILGMRVLLFEQYHTGQFKPILEWPDNALATTSTHDLPTLDGWWRSRDIDWSHKLKLIDADTEHHWRQTRHHERQGLRHVLAQDHQNFHGHGEEADQVIDASVRFLGHTRAPLVLLPLEDALGIEEQPNLPGTLDTHPNWRRRFSADSQSLLDDEDAARRLELLAQAREQAFERDR